Genomic window (Culex pipiens pallens isolate TS chromosome 3, TS_CPP_V2, whole genome shotgun sequence):
acagcaggggtgctcaaagtttttggaggccgggccaaatttgaagctcaaatgaccttgcgggccaaattaacaaaaaaggttgttaaaaaaaataaattacgttattttaatgtaaaagattacatttctgtcatttaaaaaacatgtctatttaaaattatagaaaccacaaaataacgggtttctatcggtattgttgattttgttgtttctggtatttgaaaaaaaaaagtttttagctgaatgtacttgtgttttcaaaaaaaaaattaatgtttcgtttttatatttcgaaaatggtggtgacattacatgttgaacaaatcatctataagttaagtgtggctaatgaaaaatcgttgagagccagaatttcaacatttgaatgaaaaaaaacttttagaaaatgttttaagcttccgtatagttaacctgcaatcattattttcaaaaaaagcgaaaaacatttatttatttcatcgaaaattcactaaaattcaaattatttttaagaaacccaaacatgctcaaatgtttttaaatgcaaaggaatgcatatttaattaatttcagctgaatgcatttatatttcatttttttagttttttggaaatatatttttgctgctggtttttcgagccaattttttaataatggtggaggggtgggttgatcgacgaaagctttgtttaatatttgctgcaaacttgatcctccgatttccaaattttctctgcctgaatcagttgatagtcaatcagattcgttatctaactgtaatgagttcgaatccctaagGAAGTGCTATGTtagtttgagggtcagttcatcAAAGGGTCAATATGCCTTggaaattaataaagaaaactgttatttttgcaactattacagaattctacctaagtcaaacttgaacgtttttttttttttttttttgatatttctaaaatgtttgatgaaagttttgacgatatttactagtttcactcacattgaaacgtgtgaaattgtttcatttataaaatatgttgatcaaattatttgtatcctaaagtggggatcaaaatgttgataaatcataagttactttttattaacaaaaaataaaaaagattagcatataaaagcttaaaataaaccttaattttgaaaaattataaattcactTTACAAGTGATCAACGGGCTATTtaacatgatcattcaaaatgggtccgggggccacaaaatatcacctcgcgggccatactttgggcacccctggtttacagcgataaagcttatttttctgagtacaatgaccctttgtacgaccacaaagagtttaaaatggatttttaaatcaattttgaaaaattaacctcgcggtccttcttgacagaaaagctcctacttgacagctcgttccaaggggaccatagttgatccatcgaaaaaatgttgtcctatcaaaaaaaaaattttgcattaaaatgaaaaaaatgatcagaaatggttttaaatcgtgttttttatcgttgtacataaaaatttacataaggctttctagtcagaaatttaccaacacattcaaagtatgtttacatgacagctggacgtttgtttgcatcagatctcctatctctttctagcaaaagttttttgtcaggcgtcTTCTAGCTGTGTTTTtttactgaccgcccgataaGTCAGCCGACATACTTCGCAGGGTTGTGACAGTTACAGCTCggtcattgtttgcatcaagacactgtgacgagaattTCGTCATTTTAGGgttaaattatatgtttttcactgggcctagaaagccttataaggctttctagtcagaaatttaccaacacattcaaagtatgtttacattacagctggacgtttgtttgcatcagatttccctagagatttcctatctctttctagcaaaagttttttgtcaggcgacttctagctgggttTTTTTGACtcaccgcccgatatgtcagcaaaCATATTtagcagggctgtgacagctccagctcgatcattgtttgcatcaggacactgtgacgaggagttcatcatttttgggttaaactatatttttttcactggggctagaaagccttatagggctttagtacccaattctaaaattcttaaaattctaaaattctagaattctaaaattctaaaactctaaaattccaaaattccaaaattctaaaattctaaaattctaaaattctaaaattctaaaattctaaaattctaaaattctaaaattctaaaattctaaaattctaaaattctaaaattctaaaattctaaaattctaaaattctaaaattctaaaattctaaaattctaaaattctaaaattctaaaattctaaaattctaaaattctaaaattctaaaattctaaaattctaaaattctaaaattctaaaattctaaaattctaaaattctacaatcctaaaattctaaaattctaaaattatattatttttgtatttttgtattaatgtgtttttgtatttttgtattttttttattttttttgtatttttagtttttttgtatttttaatttttgattttttttatttttgaattttagattttcttttatttttgagtaaaaagtgttttttttatttaggtcaCCCTGGCAGCAGCAGCTTCCCAGAATCACCGTTAGACGTCGCTAAAGCTGTCAAAATTTCTCTGACGTTTGACAGATATCGCGTCAGATCTTCGTGCCGTCAGCTCGCGAGTCGAACAGCAATCTGTTTTcgcctgaattttttttctattattggAGGAGGCATCGGTAACAAATCCTGATCGGACCACCGGAACCACCACCTTACTACCAGAGAGCGCTCGCGGGGCGGTCCTCACAAAATGGAAGCGCTGGTCGAGAACGCGGCCAGTCCGGCGGCGCGATTCTACTGCCACTCTTGCTCGGTGGAAATCGATCGTGTTTCGTCGGTGAGTAACTTCTGtgtctttttttttcctccgtCGTCGTCGATATTCCGGTGGAAGTTGGGGGAAGAGGACGGTTCTGATTGtgggctttttttttgttgttgttgcaggaTTTCACCTGTCCACACTGCTCGCAAGGTTTCATCGAGGAGCTACCGGCGGTTAACAATCCGCCCTCGCCACCGCCGGTTCCGCCCGAGCAGGATTCGAACGATTTTATCAATCCACAGGCAATAAGATTAGCTAGCGAGATCTTTAGCAACAGTATTCTGTCGCCGTTGCTGCTTTCGACCAGTGGTCCACGGGACTCGGATTCGGACGGGGCCGTTTCGTTGGGCGATGTCGTGGGAGGAGATGCGGGCGGTGGAGGTCCTACGGCGGTGCGGGTTCTGGGCCGGCACCGCAATCGTGGCCGTCGCGGCATTCAGAACGTTAACAACTTGGACAATATTCTGCGCGAGATACTGATATCGGTGGCGGACGGCGCAAACGGTGGAGTTGGAGGGACGCCAATGTTCTTCATGGGAAATCCGGCGGATTACGCGTGGGGCCGGGAGGGACTGGACACGATCGTGACACAGCTGCTCAACCAAATGGACAACACCGGTCCGCCACCGCTGGAGAAGGAGAAGATTGCCGAAATTCCCAAGGTCACGATCAGCGCCGAACAGGTCGACATGAAGCTGCAGTGTTCCGTGTGCTGGGAGGATTTCCAGATCGACGAAGTGGTCCGGAAGCTGACCTGTGCGGTGAGTTAACCGGGGGGAAATTGTCACATTCAATCGCGCTTATTTCATTAATGATTTTGCAGCACGTTTACCACGAGACTTGCATCATCCCCTGGCTGGAGCTGCACGGAACGTGCCCAATCTGCCGCAAGAGTCTGGCCCCGGAGCAGCAACCGGACGAGCAGCGAGGACTGGCCGCCGCTGCCAACGCCGTGGCCAACACGCTGAGTAAGTTCAGGTCCCCCGTCTCGAATGTTCGAATGTCCAACCGTCCGTTTGTGTGTCTGTCCCCCCGCAGGATCTCTTCACTCCGATGCGTTCCCCGGTGCCGGCGCGAGCCAGTCGTCCTCGTCGTCCGTGGACGAGGGTGGCCCCTCCACGTCTAGTCTACACATTGATTTCAGAGAGCCACTGCTTTCGTTTACAGCGCGTGCGGCGGCCGGCGATTCCAACGGTCCGACGCCGGCCGGCTCGACTTCCGGTGGCGGGGCGGCGGCGTCGTCCAGCAGTAATAGCGGAACGGGAGGTGGCGGAGCTGCGGGATCGTCAAACAGCAGGTATCGGGATGACGATGGCAACATCGATTACGAGTTTGACTAGGGATCCGGAACCGGCACgaagctgtgtgtgtgtgcgcgcgcttgtgagtaaaccaaaaaaaacacaattaattCCTTTTGATTTTATTCTTTAACTTTGCATCGGATTGAAACGTATCTGCCCACACACTCTATTTGAAtagttttgttgttttatttaagCGTGCCTATTCTGTTTCAACATTCAACTAggaaatctaaaaataaaatcaacaccGAAATACCGCTTCTCACGATTGTCACGATTAGTTCTTTATCATCTGAGTTGAaccgcaacaaaaaaaaaagcttgcaCCCGACACAATTCTTTGATTATTCCACACACACGATGGCTGGTCTATCCTTAAGAACTGTGCTATAGTAGAATATTGCAGaggaaaagtaagtaaattAAACTAAACTATGTACTAAGAATAAGTGAAAAGTGCGCATataagaaagagaaaaaaaaccctaaatttTCAGATATTAAACTATtgacaaacaacaaaacaatagTCACATCAAACAAATCTTCTAAATATTGCTTTTATTATTGTGTAACATTCGCTAAATATTCCCACATTTTGATTTATTAACCTCCAACCGCGATTCAACCGAACTATTCTTTTTTATCTGTGGGAATCCGTGCTTTtgagaagaaaacaaaaaaatatcccaaattTGGCAAAGACAAGAGGaagcaaaaatattaataagcaaaacaaaaaaaaaaaaagcatgcgACGAGTGATGGTGAGTGCAAGCAAAGTCAGCTACAAAAGaagcaagaaaaataataacgcATATTTTTATGGTTAAGTACTACAACACGTgactaaacaaacaaacacaccttTGAGGATGGTATAAGAAagaaataagaagaaaaaaaacaaacttgcaAAGATAGGAAactaatgaataaaataaaaagttttggaGGGAACCAATCGAACGGTGTTTTATTGATTAgatgaaaaaaatccttctcatGGCATCTAAGCTCGGCAGGCACATCGTCGAAATATTTGTTGTCCTTGAAAATCAACAACTTCATGGTGTCAACCAGGACTAGCAACAATCGAAGCAACCATGTCATCTCATCTGAATCTTGTCATCATTCCTAATCAAACACTTGACCGAGATGAATATCAGCAGTTAACCTTCTTTTGCCTTTTCTTCAACATTTGTTTGGGGGTTTTTATGAGCAATTTTTGTTCATTGActtttactgcccatgttcgcataaatgtcccatatgcaaaaacggcaacctgagaaaaacgcaaggcaagtttgtcccacacataaggctacgtgttaagttttcacgaaaaaactggatttcctccagatttctagaacaaagtactggatgttatatgcttttctgaaagatctccCGATTTTAAACAatactgcatcaataactcaaaaacgatgaaaatgcatataggacatttatgcgatcatgggcagtttacatttttagagttttttttaataggtcctataaacatatgaaacacaatagcttataggacttgAAAATAAACTAGATTTCTTGTTATATGCTGTGTGTTTTTGGACCATTAAAAATTTagtagttggtttaaaaattttgattttttttaagggtgaGGAAACtttgccaattaaaaaaatacatttatcgTTCATCCCTGATtattaaacaactttttaaatattagaaTGTATTATTTAAcaacaagaaattaaaaaaaataataagattttGTATTAATTCAATTGTATTATTATCACatttgttttcttgtttcttcAAAATTGCTGACAGTTAGTTTTAAATACAATAAGTTTTAAACCacgtatttagttttttttcctttttttaatttccgaaATGTTAGTTTTCTAGAAAATCATATCAACATCGTAGGATAGGTTAACAAAAGACCTTCCAAACGAGTCTAGGAGCTTGAAGATTCTTCAACTCTATCTCAAGTTATGCAGACTTTAAAGcgggtattagactatgacaaacaaacaaattcgcattttttcgtgtttgatAGTTAAAAtttatgcaggctgacgtttctgcaaacaaattcaggttgccaaactgtcaaaaagggaCGAGTTTGGTTGTTCGTTTGTCACAGTCTAATACCTGCTGAAGTGACCTGCTTGATAaatatttccagagttttttttttgaaaaggtccaatgaactattgtctttcatatgtttataggacctattcaaaaaaaactctagatttgcagcggccaattttttttatttcccttttcaatatttttttttcatttgctgtatattaaaaaaaaattgtatttttttacatgtaaatcgataaaaaagttagaagttggtatgagcacacacttaattttatttaaaatctgttttcagggcattaaaatatacattttcatctatgtattatcaaaacaaatttggagccatttcaaaaaacgggtgccacgatatctcaacactgccttgaccaaatcggctcttTATTtcccttttcaatatttttttttcatttgctgtatattaaaaaaaaattgtatttttttacatgtaaatcgataaaaaagttagaagttggtatgagcacacacttaattttatttaaaatctgttttcagggcattaaaatatacattttcatctatgtattatcaaaacaaatttggagccatttcaaaaaacgggtgccacgatatctcaacactgccttgaccaaatcggctcaaaattttggtgaagactcataaAACCGGtgctgtgtgcatgacgaaggccgattttcaaaaaacttatttttaaaaaagataaaaatatttttgtgtttttcatataaaaaatcatcagtttttgatttttgtatttttaaaaaaggcaaaattgcaaaatcggGTCTTgtacacgggatatgtcttgagagtcttcatcccaaatttcaaatttcagccaatttggtccatcccatctcaagatatcgtggcacccgtaaatcaactcggtgtttcgtgaaaaacgctcagaaagtttgacagtccgctttgcgcacggcaaaatgttgagcttaaaatcgtctctaactcagtttaagcatgtaatatcttcatgaaactttcaggagtgattgaaaatcatgtttttagtggattcaataattttttggtaatgtgaaattttgtgattttctacatgtatgtagttttgatttttgaaatgtcttattttattttattttaaattattttggttGCCTATTCAATAATAATTtgttttacccaaatgtattcaattcaatgcaaaaatgtaaaacaatttgaagttaagaaaataaatttgatcagttaataataaaacgaaaaatacaacaaagatacAGAGCATAAagctatactgcccctgatcgcataaatgtcccatatgcattttcatcggtttcgagttattgattcagttttgttcaaaattgtgtgctctttcaaaagagcctataacatccagtactttgttctagaaatcaggaggaaatccagtattttcgagaaaactttacacgtagccttatgtatgggacaaacttcaaatgcgtttttctcagcttgctgtttttgcatatgggacatttatgcgaacatgggcagtataccacttagcatgtaaaagaaatgtaattattataagaaacttcaataaagtcatttttttattgttcaaaaactctaaagtgattgatttattttatttaatccaagatgatggccaaaatggcggttatggaatattgaataaaaaaatgcatttcttaatagggggatggcgtcgctatttttagaccatgttttccactttttctcatcgaaaccgactactttatcgacctcattttgctgggcgggataggacgccgtctatttttagacgatgactcagcacttttacactcttgcgcttaaaaaaaccaggtggcagcacgatgtaacgccacgtccctattgaataggcaatcaaccattcaaatttgactaaaatggggtcgcaaaactcgaatttgatgtaacaagtaagaaaataaaaaaaaatatgattcgattatccgaagtcccatacaaaccttcggataatcgagtgtgGGCTGTAGTTTTATGGCTTTGGGTGAATTGTGCGAAGAGTGGGTACTGGGAAGTGAGGCACGATTTTCAACAAGTCAGTTCAACTCTTTGCTTATATCGATGACATTGACGCGATTGCGACATTTTCTCACGGTGATGATCGGAATACGCAACCAGGAATATCTTTTCTGTTCTAAGAGGTGAATTCGCCAGCTTCATATCAACAATTATTCGTATATATTTAGTTCCACCTCAAGCGGAATGCTCCTGTACTCCTGTAACAAATCGCCACCCGCTGCATCACCCTAGATCGCTAGCCGATACTTGGCCGGATCCGGCAGCGTTTCCGACGTGAGATACGCGTTCAGATACATGATCGACATTACGGCGATGCCAGCCTGGGCCAACACCCGATGGTCACTGGCCGCAATCTTGGTCTTTTTCGCGTCCACGAAGCAGTGCGTCGCGTTCAGATCTTCCACGTTGAAGGGCGGATCCATGTCGATGACGTAACCACCACCGGACTGGATAAGCCGGATGAACTGTTCCTTTTTGGGGGCCATCAGCAGCACCCGGAAGCCGGTGAAGACGCCATCGTGCTTACCTGCCTCGCGGACAATACGTTTGCGCCAGTTGAAGGCCGCCTTCGCGACTGTCATTTCGATTGGCTCTAGAGGGGGAAGGGCGGTCGCAAGTGGGTTGCCCCACTCGTACTTGTCCTCCTGTGGAATCAAATTTTGCTTAGTTTCTGACGATCGACAAACGAAAGTGTCCCAACAACTCACGGCCAAAAAGTGTCCCGCCGCGCTGCTGTCCTCAATGTACTTAGCGCAAAGAAGCCACTTGCCGGCGGCGATCCCGGAAAGGATCTTCTCGCCACGGTTCGGTTTGCCACACAGGATGTGCGTGCAGGCCTTGTCGTACTCGTTCGGTTTGCTCGACAGCTGTCCGCCCAGGTCCAGGATCTTCTGCACCAGCGTTGCCTTCTGCTGGTCGGCGACGCTGGACATGGCGAAGATCGGGCGGCCCTGGTGCTGCATCCGGTTGGCGTTTGTTCGCTCCAGCTCGGACGGATCGCGCCAGCCAACGCCGGGACCGTCTTCCGAGAGCATTTCTGGGGGAGGGAATACAAAATAGAGATTGAGACTAGAAACACCACTTTCAAACTTCAAGATTTAAGAATATTGAgatatcatgaaaattcaaCAATCATTGGTTCGGGAAAAGAGAAGGGGggacttttcttcttcttctctctCTCCCATATGTCTTCCGAAAATTCCGtcgtggggggagggggggtgcttcattctagattttttaaattttctaagtttaaTGATTTTTGGATTTAAGAATTCtcgagtttaaaaatttaaaaatattaaaatttaagatttttaaatattgtctgGAATTTCAAAGAACTTATAATTTCAGATATTATTAgttaacggatttttttttatttcagaaattttgatttcaagagttttaaaatttcctaatatttttatttaatattttaagatttactgattttgttaattttagaatttttatattttagaatttcaagtattgaatattttataattttagagttAAGGATTTgcataatttagaatttaaggtttttgctttaatgaaagttgataggcacattttaaatggttaggcgcttatacttacatcaaaccctacgtaatgtaccacccccggccgagttaaaatgcgtaaccggaaaagaaggtgtgcatacCTGGCAcaaacactcaaagcgtgttctagcgtgttgctcgtactgactcagagcaagggtaagatgtaggtgtaagggcagtgcgtgttcgtcgggaacctggtgcataagatcggtcaaggcccgttcttacactgaaaattgcgaattgcgaatttaaagttttagatttttttaggctttgaaatttttatgtgaaacaagccttacccgacaaacttcgtcttgacattttttgtttcttgacgtttttatttcttttacttattcagcctcctgtgatcaaaatttgattttacgtaaattttcccatgcaatctgcagatgctccggaatcggtcctagagtggccaaagtggcaattttttagcatataaaccttccttaggcttatacgaacccaacgcaacaaagagcacttcgatccgacgttccgtattgaactgattcgcgttcgaacaaaaccgtcgaaattttttatatatatagatttcaagatttttggatctacttaattttttttttattcaagaaatttagaatttggaGGTTTTTAGAATTGATTCTCTCTAAGAGTTTTCAGGATTTAAGagtctatgattttttttaaatttcggaaTTATAAGATTTATGAAATTAAGAATTAccgagttttaatttttttaatttcagaattaaatatattaagaattattaggacattcaaattttagagttcaaaagattttaggattttaagcttcaagaatttaagttttagttttagaggtttagaattaaagaattttaaaatttctgtatttagaaaatttagaattttgagatttgagtattttaggactttgagttttattggtttggattcaaaaaaattagaatctgaatgttttataattttgatgttggatttttgaatttaatgatttttaggattttttttttatttccagtattttaaaattttagatttttttgaattttagagagCTGAATTTGATTCTTTAATTTGCTGCATTTAAAGATTTTaggatttgagaatttttgaattttacaaagttagaataataaaattttggaaattttatttttaaatattttagattttttattattgttttggattaaaagaaattaaaatttgagaccttcagattttcttttgaattttgtttttaaaaataaaagattttagaatttatttccagtattttaaaattttagattttttggaattttagagagCTGAATTTGATTCTTTAATTTGCTGCATTTAAAGATTTTaggatttgagaatttttgaattttacaaagttagaataataaaattttggaaattttatttttaaatattttagattttttattattgttttggattaaaagaaattaaaatttgagaccttcagattttcttttgaattttgtttttaaaaataaaagattttagaatttgggggtttcagaattttttgattttaaaattttacgataATGGATTTAAagcttttagaattttttatttcaaaatgttaaagttcAAGAGTTTAGGAATTTTTCAACTCttgattttcagatattttataatcattgataatatttttaacatttttttaagttttaaaattaaaatttgaaaattttaggattctgggtttgttaaattttaaacttttagtgtcattttgatttaaaaaaattacgattATAGGATTTGAggcttttagaatttttgatttcagaATGTTAGAGTTCAAGAGttgaaatttaaagattttaggATTTATATCttcaatttttggattttagaaTTGTTaggtttttagaatttaaaattatagaattttccggattttagaatttgtgattttggtaatttctgaatttgaagatttatgattttaagaattttcgagTTTtacattttaagaatttttggatttgaaaatgttattatttcaggatttaaattttgttttgatttgttaaCATACAGAATTtgagagttttatttttttaccttaggaattttaaagtttaagatTTTAGGATTGAAGGTTTTAAGAATTAttataatttcagaattttaggatTAGAGCTATACAATTTCTGCATAGAAAAAGAGTTTAGGATTTTGATATTCAAGAAATATAGAGTTTATATGTTTAGAATTTCAATTTACGAATTTtgagatttaaatattttaggatTTCGAGATTTATTggcttagatttttaaaaattagaatcgttttagaatttaataatttttggtattattttatttctagtttttaacaattttagaatttaaaagttttggatattagtttttttttaatttcagaattttaaagttcagaatcgtgcaatttgaattttttggatttgctaaattttaaaattactcgCTTGCAGTAATAAGAGAAGATCATCGCACCAACTCACCCGAATCGAACCGCGGCAGTTCCGTGTACTGCGTCTCCTTCATCACCTCCTTCGGACGGCTGCGCAGCTTGGCCGCGGCCTGGTTTTTATTATCGTTAATCAAATCACTGAGCTTCTTAAAGTTAGGTTCGTCGACATTCGCTCGCTTAGCTGGCGGCTGCTCCATCTTTCCGGCGTCCTCTTCATCAtcgtcaccgtcgtcgtcgtcttcgcggGGACGTTTCTCGCTAACGTTACTTCCCGTTGACTGGCGACTTTCGTTCTGCGGTTCTTCCTCCTCGGCGGTGATCTCCTGGAACACGTCCTTGCTCCGGGTGGTTCTGGAAGTGCCTGGTTCTTGTTGGTCTTGGGGTTTCACCGCGTCACTGTCTTGTTGTTGGAGCGGAGCTTGGGTCGATCCGTACTGGGATTCAACGTAGTCGCAATATTCGTCGCCAAGGTTCTCCCGCCAGAAGCGTCGCTTGAG
Coding sequences:
- the LOC120414341 gene encoding E3 ubiquitin-protein ligase Iruka isoform X2, which encodes MEALVENAASPAARFYCHSCSVEIDRVSSDFTCPHCSQGFIEELPAVNNPPSPPPVPPEQDSNDFINPQAIRLASEIFSNSILSPLLLSTSGPRDSDSDGAVSLGDVVGGDAGGGGPTAVRVLGRHRNRGRRGIQNVNNLDNILREILISVADGANGGVGGTPMFFMGNPADYAWGREGLDTIVTQLLNQMDNTGPPPLEKEKIAEIPKVTISAEQVDMKLQCSVCWEDFQIDEVVRKLTCAHVYHETCIIPWLELHGTCPICRKSLAPEQQPDEQRGLAAAANAVANTLTRAAAGDSNGPTPAGSTSGGGAAASSSSNSGTGGGGAAGSSNSRYRDDDGNIDYEFD
- the LOC120414341 gene encoding E3 ubiquitin-protein ligase Iruka isoform X1; this translates as MEALVENAASPAARFYCHSCSVEIDRVSSDFTCPHCSQGFIEELPAVNNPPSPPPVPPEQDSNDFINPQAIRLASEIFSNSILSPLLLSTSGPRDSDSDGAVSLGDVVGGDAGGGGPTAVRVLGRHRNRGRRGIQNVNNLDNILREILISVADGANGGVGGTPMFFMGNPADYAWGREGLDTIVTQLLNQMDNTGPPPLEKEKIAEIPKVTISAEQVDMKLQCSVCWEDFQIDEVVRKLTCAHVYHETCIIPWLELHGTCPICRKSLAPEQQPDEQRGLAAAANAVANTLRSLHSDAFPGAGASQSSSSSVDEGGPSTSSLHIDFREPLLSFTARAAAGDSNGPTPAGSTSGGGAAASSSSNSGTGGGGAAGSSNSRYRDDDGNIDYEFD